A window of Mesoplasma chauliocola contains these coding sequences:
- a CDS encoding ABC transporter permease — protein MKNSNWLLFKQGLKGIFKFKIQFVIILILSFLSIFILTTSISLKDRLNNTYNQIVKSVDKFDYEYIDEFYGKSGSINASQTSQNLMLMYVNNDSYSVLNNLKEFNLSFNKIYSGETFITKAFEDEKMKSIFSSNQLKTISTEFSINVRNLLMLYFYKDLSNALNNLDLESESVLNLMQTPIYKYAKTLDSAEIKNDYDYILGESENWKFDQNNFLQNKGLEDLEKIQNKNFFIYTYAAFTSIVAYIADLNNYLELTDYDTTTPELYEIITGNKHNSSEDSKNRVVTDQNKYSLNHDESNSNIIQLENESKTKIVEAIINEGLKGITTPIFKFETSDLISNTVVNKSTFKLESSVSSDDWSSRMTVLGDDDMTKEQFNYVFNKNLDLRWITEGGKYTNATSSEINTKEDNMIQQVLSLAYNTQLKIAANNANVKTELRREFFIYDNVTQRSYKLVVLDDMQTTKLKVLNPDKGGRLPLNKGEILISEQFARANKISLFSDIKLGIQNLTISGFATDTFSYFPIVNDELPIPQPKNSAIIYGSAETLRSILVDSTSGQGEKINQSQFKRFIWLDDNSNINEYNRLFAPSKEPIEFNNSTYRFSWEMQPKVILAYSLFTIIISLIIGVIALIGLLISLKKSINANAKQIGILKALGVKPQNIAVSYIAQSVIIALFIIPLSWGIGLLLQSMFVHLFIPYFSIQLYQFQISFLPLILGFIFFGLLSVLVSFMTAWKLTNKPVMEILKVQEVNKKASYLLNKMKLTIFNKSKFTLKFSITLAATNRKNIYLMTIIIFITSFLVSIGFSIPAMVRTAEEAYYKNIEYANSYDYVENVSNAPLSKGSISYSKSPDEIDKDYTKHGDIWTYSNASNYFESTYDTSPISKYLYRGINNESPVYVNTFKYIASDKANISEPNNSLKADESGLFQLITEQFGNNFANGIGSQFSIGTIEQVFGLISNSLYDVTTLNPDTNQTTETSINDAMVKRKYDIITKNLTQAIPLILQSILGTQASNENDDWKDQILSIITGAAPSFVQSYIQDPSRVQQYSFGYGVKKIFKDDESFATNIRVQNEDQSIKLTGLESNQKAFQIDDKTSNSLFIDQKVLNDLEKVFNGELIENDIVYNGFKYYDRETNTIYAPIAPNKQAENAYKINKNSNISNINTSQNQLLFEHLKNGKVSYDVLPKYAWIYDDSNFINSDYFDKSWTPEQKNEIINNRSGVYSNQHQYLNLYEMDNNKFTYKYQYTKQDTEKEGLTTLDNNAYLFNDFAVKDNKGVSYVRPYYQYSDIKLFLPKALLSQDQLNGYDKWANYNTDSENDDVKGYYDNNVDVKDIPLSTRKAWEAIYGQKASDNGYIMIKPYSMEYSLTEENSKNRGLENIIDTKSDSSWYLHAIRSGLLKQASAEVKYVNNGLKINLQSVGTLDSYNGNITLIDQGLANLIANYSIARKYDVNYNFFEPEIAYKAGENIPSSNGPIISNYDKYKLHDEKKDLYVNDWTNMLNNGEESLNYTQMMWNNAKYSNINEPTDLTTGFLQTTQENNGILLLSQIPISNITTSSIILQVANQRLLSTEKDLIAQISQLAISVAMLIIVSVIITSSLLIILIGDIYITHYQRFMILMKSFGYSNWKVQKYSFGTVTILSVIAWILAMAMACGLIALLLLAIKAFGLAIPFIISWWPFVASLAVVSLSYFGSLILISKKLRNGDPASLLMETHE, from the coding sequence ATGAAAAATAGCAATTGATTACTTTTTAAACAAGGTTTAAAAGGTATATTTAAGTTTAAAATTCAGTTTGTAATCATTTTAATTCTATCTTTTCTTTCTATCTTTATTTTAACTACTTCAATTTCTTTGAAAGATAGACTGAACAATACATATAATCAAATAGTTAAGAGTGTGGATAAATTTGACTATGAATATATTGATGAATTTTATGGGAAATCAGGAAGTATCAATGCTTCACAAACTTCTCAAAACTTAATGTTAATGTATGTAAACAATGATTCTTACTCAGTGTTAAATAATTTAAAAGAATTTAATCTTTCATTTAATAAAATTTATAGTGGAGAAACTTTTATAACTAAAGCCTTTGAAGATGAAAAAATGAAAAGTATTTTTTCATCTAATCAACTTAAAACAATTTCAACAGAATTTTCAATAAATGTTAGAAATTTATTGATGCTTTATTTTTATAAAGATTTAAGCAATGCTTTAAATAACTTAGATTTAGAATCAGAATCTGTTTTAAATTTAATGCAAACGCCAATATATAAATATGCAAAAACATTAGATAGCGCTGAAATTAAAAATGATTATGATTACATTTTAGGTGAGTCAGAAAATTGAAAATTTGATCAAAATAATTTTTTACAGAACAAAGGGCTTGAAGATTTAGAAAAAATTCAAAACAAAAATTTCTTTATCTATACATATGCTGCATTTACAAGCATTGTAGCATATATAGCTGATTTAAATAATTATTTAGAATTAACTGATTATGATACTACAACTCCTGAACTTTATGAAATTATTACTGGAAACAAACATAATTCTAGTGAAGACAGCAAAAATAGAGTAGTAACAGATCAAAATAAATACTCTTTAAATCATGATGAATCAAATTCTAATATAATTCAATTAGAAAATGAAAGTAAAACTAAAATAGTCGAAGCTATTATAAATGAGGGTTTAAAAGGTATAACAACTCCAATATTTAAATTTGAAACCTCAGATTTAATAAGCAATACAGTAGTAAATAAAAGCACTTTTAAATTGGAATCATCAGTATCAAGTGATGATTGATCATCAAGAATGACTGTATTAGGTGATGACGATATGACTAAAGAACAATTTAACTATGTTTTCAATAAAAATCTTGACTTAAGATGAATAACTGAAGGTGGAAAATATACAAATGCTACAAGCAGTGAAATTAATACAAAAGAAGATAATATGATTCAACAAGTATTATCATTGGCTTATAATACACAATTGAAAATAGCTGCCAATAATGCTAATGTTAAAACTGAATTAAGAAGAGAGTTTTTTATTTATGATAATGTTACGCAGAGATCTTATAAGCTAGTTGTACTTGATGATATGCAAACCACAAAACTAAAAGTTTTGAATCCCGATAAGGGAGGAAGGTTGCCTTTAAACAAAGGTGAGATATTAATTTCAGAACAATTTGCAAGAGCAAATAAAATTAGTCTTTTTTCTGATATTAAATTAGGAATTCAAAATTTAACTATTAGTGGATTTGCAACTGACACATTTTCATATTTCCCAATTGTAAATGATGAATTACCAATTCCACAACCAAAAAACTCAGCAATAATATATGGATCAGCAGAAACTTTGAGATCTATCTTAGTAGATTCTACATCAGGTCAAGGGGAAAAAATTAATCAGTCTCAGTTTAAAAGATTTATTTGATTAGATGATAATTCAAACATAAATGAGTACAATAGATTATTTGCTCCTTCAAAAGAACCCATAGAATTTAATAATTCCACATATAGATTTTCATGAGAAATGCAACCAAAAGTAATATTAGCTTATAGTTTATTTACTATTATAATTTCTCTTATAATTGGTGTAATTGCTCTAATAGGATTATTGATTTCATTAAAAAAATCTATTAATGCAAATGCAAAACAAATTGGTATCCTTAAAGCATTAGGGGTTAAACCTCAAAATATTGCTGTTTCATACATAGCACAATCAGTAATTATAGCATTATTTATAATTCCTTTAAGTTGAGGTATTGGATTATTGCTCCAATCAATGTTTGTTCATTTATTTATACCGTATTTTAGTATTCAATTGTATCAATTTCAAATTTCATTTTTACCATTAATATTAGGGTTCATTTTCTTTGGTTTACTTTCAGTTTTAGTTTCATTTATGACTGCATGAAAATTAACAAATAAACCTGTTATGGAAATTTTAAAAGTTCAAGAAGTAAATAAAAAAGCTTCATACTTATTAAATAAAATGAAATTAACAATATTTAATAAATCTAAATTTACTTTAAAATTTAGTATTACTTTGGCTGCAACTAATAGAAAAAATATCTATTTGATGACAATAATAATTTTTATAACTTCATTCTTAGTTTCAATTGGTTTTTCAATTCCAGCTATGGTTAGAACAGCTGAAGAAGCATATTATAAAAATATAGAATATGCGAATAGTTATGATTATGTTGAAAATGTTTCTAATGCACCTCTTTCAAAAGGTTCAATAAGTTATTCTAAAAGTCCAGATGAAATAGACAAAGATTATACAAAACATGGTGATATTTGAACTTACTCTAATGCATCAAATTATTTTGAATCAACTTATGATACATCACCAATTTCAAAATATTTATATAGAGGTATTAATAATGAATCACCTGTTTATGTTAATACATTTAAATATATTGCTTCAGATAAGGCAAATATTTCTGAACCAAACAATTCTCTTAAAGCTGATGAATCAGGTCTGTTTCAATTAATTACTGAACAATTTGGTAATAACTTTGCTAATGGTATTGGTTCTCAATTCTCAATAGGAACAATTGAGCAAGTCTTTGGTTTAATTTCTAATTCCTTATATGATGTTACGACCTTAAATCCTGATACTAACCAAACAACAGAAACTTCAATTAATGATGCTATGGTAAAAAGAAAATACGATATCATTACTAAAAATTTAACTCAAGCAATACCTTTAATTTTACAAAGTATATTAGGAACACAAGCATCAAATGAAAATGATGATTGAAAAGACCAAATATTGTCAATTATTACAGGTGCTGCTCCATCATTTGTACAAAGTTATATTCAAGATCCATCAAGGGTTCAACAATATTCGTTTGGTTATGGGGTTAAAAAAATCTTTAAAGATGATGAATCATTTGCAACTAATATAAGAGTACAAAATGAAGACCAATCAATTAAATTAACAGGTTTAGAATCAAACCAAAAGGCTTTTCAAATTGATGATAAGACTTCAAACAGTTTATTTATTGATCAAAAAGTACTTAATGACTTAGAAAAAGTTTTTAATGGTGAATTAATTGAAAATGATATTGTTTATAATGGCTTTAAATACTATGATAGAGAAACAAATACTATCTATGCACCAATAGCGCCTAATAAGCAAGCAGAAAATGCTTATAAAATTAATAAAAATTCAAATATTTCAAATATAAATACAAGTCAAAATCAATTACTTTTTGAACATTTAAAAAATGGTAAAGTTTCATATGATGTTTTACCTAAATATGCTTGAATTTATGATGATTCAAACTTTATTAACTCAGATTATTTTGACAAATCTTGAACACCTGAACAAAAAAATGAAATTATAAATAATCGTTCAGGAGTTTACTCTAATCAGCATCAATATTTAAATTTATATGAAATGGATAATAATAAATTCACTTATAAGTATCAATATACAAAACAAGACACAGAAAAAGAAGGTTTAACAACTCTAGATAATAATGCATATTTATTTAATGATTTTGCTGTTAAAGATAATAAGGGCGTTTCTTATGTAAGACCTTATTATCAATATTCAGATATTAAATTATTCTTACCAAAAGCTTTATTAAGCCAAGACCAATTAAATGGTTATGATAAATGAGCTAATTATAATACTGATAGTGAAAATGATGACGTAAAAGGATATTATGATAATAATGTTGATGTTAAAGATATCCCTTTATCTACTAGAAAAGCTTGAGAAGCAATATACGGACAAAAAGCAAGTGATAATGGATATATAATGATTAAGCCCTATTCAATGGAATATAGCTTAACCGAAGAAAATTCAAAAAATAGAGGTCTTGAAAATATAATTGACACAAAATCAGATTCTTCTTGATACTTACATGCAATTAGATCAGGGCTATTAAAACAAGCCAGTGCAGAAGTAAAATATGTGAATAATGGATTAAAAATAAACTTACAATCTGTAGGTACTTTAGATTCATATAATGGTAATATTACTCTTATTGATCAAGGACTTGCAAACTTAATAGCTAATTATTCAATTGCTAGAAAGTATGATGTAAATTACAATTTCTTTGAACCAGAAATTGCATACAAAGCTGGAGAAAACATACCTTCATCTAATGGACCTATAATTTCTAATTATGATAAATATAAGTTACATGATGAGAAAAAGGATTTATATGTTAATGATTGAACTAATATGTTAAATAATGGTGAAGAGTCACTTAATTATACTCAAATGATGTGAAATAACGCTAAGTATTCTAACATAAATGAACCTACTGATTTAACAACAGGTTTTTTACAAACAACACAAGAGAACAATGGTATATTATTATTATCACAAATACCGATTTCAAATATTACTACATCCTCAATTATTTTGCAAGTTGCTAATCAGAGACTTTTAAGCACTGAAAAAGATTTAATTGCTCAAATTTCGCAATTAGCAATTTCAGTAGCAATGTTAATAATTGTTAGTGTTATTATAACTTCTTCTTTATTAATTATTTTAATAGGAGACATTTATATAACACATTATCAAAGATTTATGATTTTAATGAAGTCATTTGGATACTCAAATTGAAAAGTCCAAAAATACTCATTTGGTACTGTTACTATATTGTCAGTTATAGCTTGAATTTTGGCTATGGCAATGGCATGCGGATTAATTGCACTGTTGCTATTAGCAATAAAAGCATTTGGTTTAGCAATACCATTTATTATTTCATGATGACCATTTGTGGCAAGTTTAGCAGTTGTAAGTCTTTCTTACTTTGGAAGTTTAATCTTAATTTCTAAAAAATTAAGAAATGGTGATCCTGCAAGTTTATTAATGGAAACACACGAATAA
- a CDS encoding DJ-1 family glyoxalase III, whose amino-acid sequence MKKVAIILHKNFEESEAIVTIDILRRSKIIVDVYNIENKEYQEGSHNIIVKTEYFVNDLKVQNYDGIIIPGGPGVNDLFGNKKLMELINDFNNESKMVSAICAAPQLLGEANILDEIKIVKFPSSNQFLKKALIKSEASIIDKNIVTGTSIGTVIPFALNIIEYLQGKEQKAIIEKQLVII is encoded by the coding sequence ATGAAAAAGGTAGCAATTATATTACATAAAAACTTTGAAGAATCAGAAGCAATTGTAACAATTGATATTCTAAGAAGATCTAAAATTATTGTTGATGTTTATAATATAGAAAATAAAGAATACCAAGAAGGTTCACATAACATTATTGTTAAAACTGAATACTTTGTTAATGATTTAAAAGTTCAAAATTATGACGGAATAATTATTCCTGGTGGTCCTGGTGTCAATGATTTATTTGGTAACAAAAAACTTATGGAATTGATTAATGATTTCAATAATGAAAGTAAAATGGTTAGCGCAATATGTGCAGCTCCACAATTATTAGGTGAGGCTAATATTTTGGATGAAATCAAAATCGTTAAGTTCCCATCAAGTAATCAATTTTTAAAAAAAGCTTTAATTAAATCAGAAGCTAGTATAATTGATAAAAATATAGTGACTGGTACAAGTATTGGTACAGTTATTCCATTTGCTTTAAATATTATTGAATATTTACAGGGAAAAGAGCAAAAAGCAATAATTGAGAAGCAACTTGTGATTATTTAA
- a CDS encoding ABC transporter permease, with amino-acid sequence MRAILNLILLFKQSIKSIFKFKIQFLAILLLSFLSVLVLTTSLTIKDRLNSTYDSVVKNVEKFDYQQSDQLSFLKGETQHKISKELMLLFIPENSKTTIDDKQTININFNSIYGKTYITEAFEKDDRMLKVFKANVNEKTNFDSIAFFWITRLLLLESFYSDLDLYFNHNSSEADYLENIPIFPYIDQIENKDFISNDLSTIKLNLEQINFNLNDAELEEENQLNNNLVQINDIVNIQNKEIYIFASNAFASLFSYIREYTINENWRIDDKKLNGAQIFQFITGQDLNKWQNNNWNNQQWIVNEQNKLSDVVKTNQIKDQSSNYIKIEGNLSEKENNYEAILRSGLKGKSTPIAAQWNDNDLILSANIDSLNLNPLSLNSDDTYDDWSNKFSALNNTYVTDELFSGLFAERNIEWITWNSTNYSKYETNSAWTNNMALNYRMFLKASAAYANMNIEFRKEFNVFDSANQIHYKNVIIDKYNYTNLKILNSDKGGRMPLNKGEVLISPQYAKAHKIKNNDEIKIGPQVFTVVGIATDTFSYYPIVDENIPLPQYKNSAIIYASEETFFPIIQNSNSSNKEQVINTTINYFLWSNDSDKENNINLFKSLNPSVNNIKTFDESSYRYSWILQPRIISGMLIVMLLMSVIICVISILGIIIYIKKMVRSNIKQIGILKALGFKSFPIACSYGIIGLIILILVIPITWVIGTLMQFIFINMFIPYFSIQLSEVSISLTALMVGLFAFGFFAIILSVLIAYFETKQEITLMFNSVAKVKITSKLMELINNVFNNSKFTLRFSLIVSTSALKNTITTITTIFISSFLVFFGLSIPAIVQTTKNGYYNSLNYSNYHVFEDLVSNAPLSKSTISYTNDLDLIDSNYTETSLMYSYMNPNYSYDSSFDASPFSKYMYVKGVNQNQNIMNSFKLLVNDSNNQSSTGSTGLFSIITEQFGNNFANGIGSQFSVGMIDQALSAIMNSYYDATAYGTNDYYKVNDDYQNNNQFNIITKNLTEAVPLILSAILGNGTGESTGNWKDDILNIILKNVPTFVEGYLQDPSRKEQYAFGYNVKKVEKKSETLATEMYGSIDKFSNVKFTGINANQAAFTLPNEKIFTSQVVANNIQDLINNEWDLNQSIIENGYTYYDAKSKTLSIPIIPNKQALNKYDLKLNSIVNNNYILQPQLKFAGKENNEFLELPRQAWVYNDSDFINSDYFKHNFSKIDSNKNISHNRTGSTNNIAYLDPSDLDNNKFTYKYMYSKQTDNNYTLNNMAYLFNDFAIDDKNQGISYVRPYYQYENIELYLPQNLISNERKKDKSIWSNYSENNPNETDKGYFEENIDNSKVPSSVKHAWESLYPEEAINSKYIKIKPYSLSYKKQDITNPGLELIVDKTSNYVWYADAIRAGLLKQEVSEVKYLNSDIKIQYKVVGILDSYNSSLILMDQQLANTMLNFSNAKKQDVKNNIFEDDPKVKAGETISANGKEFKSEFDRYELHDDNEDIYLKDWTNMLSEDEQSISYSQHMWSNAKYSNVEEAIDLTTGIWQTISENNGLLMLGQSPLGNISHSSVKTGILNSKLLLTEKELINQVTELAIAIGSFFIIIVILTTSLLIMLIGDIYIASFQRFMILMKSFGYSNWKVQKYAFGVVTIASISAWIIATFLSAIAAYSISIILTEIGLAVPIALTWWPFVLSAFIVGLAYFGSLIIVTKKVRKGKPSELLNETNE; translated from the coding sequence ATGAGGGCAATATTAAATCTTATTTTGTTGTTTAAGCAATCTATAAAATCAATATTTAAGTTTAAGATTCAATTCTTAGCCATTTTACTATTATCATTTTTATCAGTATTAGTTTTAACAACATCATTAACAATTAAAGACAGACTTAATTCAACTTATGACTCAGTAGTCAAAAACGTTGAAAAATTTGACTATCAACAATCTGATCAATTGTCATTTTTAAAAGGGGAGACTCAGCACAAAATTTCTAAAGAATTAATGCTTTTATTTATTCCTGAAAATTCTAAAACAACAATTGATGATAAGCAAACTATAAATATTAACTTTAATTCAATCTATGGAAAAACTTATATTACTGAAGCATTTGAAAAAGATGATCGAATGCTAAAAGTTTTTAAAGCGAATGTGAATGAAAAAACAAACTTTGATTCAATTGCTTTTTTTTGAATAACTAGATTGTTACTTTTGGAAAGTTTTTACTCTGATTTAGATTTATACTTCAATCATAATTCTTCAGAGGCTGATTATTTAGAAAATATACCTATATTTCCATATATTGATCAAATTGAAAATAAAGATTTTATTTCAAATGATTTAAGTACAATTAAACTAAATTTAGAACAAATAAATTTTAATTTAAATGATGCAGAATTAGAAGAAGAAAATCAATTAAATAATAACTTAGTTCAAATAAATGATATTGTTAATATACAAAATAAAGAAATCTATATTTTTGCTTCTAATGCTTTTGCATCTTTATTTTCTTATATCAGAGAATATACAATTAATGAAAATTGAAGAATTGATGATAAAAAATTAAATGGGGCGCAAATATTTCAATTCATAACAGGTCAAGATTTGAATAAATGACAAAATAACAACTGAAATAATCAACAATGAATTGTTAACGAGCAAAACAAACTTAGTGATGTTGTTAAAACAAATCAAATAAAAGATCAAAGTTCAAATTATATTAAAATTGAAGGAAACCTTAGTGAAAAAGAAAACAATTATGAAGCTATTTTAAGATCTGGTCTAAAGGGAAAATCTACACCAATTGCAGCGCAATGGAATGACAATGATTTAATTTTATCTGCAAATATAGACTCATTAAATTTAAATCCTTTAAGTTTAAATTCTGATGATACATATGATGATTGATCTAATAAATTCAGTGCCTTAAACAATACATATGTTACTGATGAACTTTTTAGTGGTTTATTTGCTGAAAGAAATATAGAGTGGATTACTTGAAATTCAACAAATTATTCAAAATATGAAACAAACAGTGCGTGAACAAATAACATGGCACTTAACTATAGAATGTTTTTAAAAGCCTCAGCTGCTTATGCAAATATGAATATAGAATTTAGAAAAGAGTTTAATGTTTTTGATTCAGCAAATCAAATTCATTATAAAAATGTAATTATTGATAAATACAATTATACAAATTTGAAAATTTTAAATTCAGACAAGGGTGGAAGAATGCCTTTAAATAAAGGCGAAGTATTGATTTCACCACAATATGCAAAGGCACACAAAATTAAAAACAACGATGAAATTAAGATAGGGCCTCAAGTTTTCACAGTTGTGGGAATAGCAACTGATACTTTTTCTTATTATCCAATTGTAGATGAAAATATACCTTTACCACAGTACAAAAATTCAGCCATAATTTATGCATCAGAAGAGACTTTTTTCCCAATAATTCAGAACTCAAATTCATCAAACAAGGAACAAGTTATTAATACTACAATAAACTATTTTTTATGAAGTAATGATTCAGATAAAGAAAACAATATAAATTTATTTAAGAGTTTAAATCCAAGTGTTAATAATATAAAAACATTTGATGAATCAAGTTATAGATATAGTTGAATCTTACAACCAAGAATTATTTCAGGAATGCTAATAGTAATGCTATTAATGTCTGTGATAATATGTGTTATTTCAATATTGGGAATTATAATTTATATAAAAAAAATGGTTAGATCAAATATTAAACAAATTGGGATTTTAAAAGCTTTAGGTTTTAAATCATTCCCAATAGCGTGTTCATATGGGATTATAGGATTAATTATTTTAATTTTAGTTATTCCAATAACCTGAGTTATAGGAACACTTATGCAATTTATTTTTATAAATATGTTTATTCCTTATTTTAGTATTCAACTTTCAGAGGTTTCAATTTCCTTAACTGCTTTAATGGTTGGTTTATTTGCATTTGGATTTTTTGCCATAATTTTGTCAGTTTTAATTGCATATTTTGAAACTAAACAAGAAATTACTTTAATGTTTAATAGTGTGGCAAAAGTTAAAATAACTTCTAAGTTAATGGAATTAATAAACAATGTTTTCAATAATTCTAAATTTACTTTAAGATTTAGTTTAATTGTTAGTACCTCTGCCCTAAAAAATACAATTACAACAATTACAACAATATTCATTTCTTCATTTTTAGTATTTTTTGGTTTGTCAATTCCTGCAATAGTTCAAACAACTAAAAATGGATATTATAATAGCTTGAATTATAGCAACTATCATGTTTTTGAAGATCTTGTTTCAAATGCACCATTATCTAAGTCAACAATTTCATATACTAATGATTTAGATTTAATTGATTCTAATTACACTGAAACATCTTTAATGTATTCATATATGAATCCAAATTATAGTTATGATTCTTCTTTTGACGCTTCACCTTTTTCTAAATATATGTATGTTAAAGGTGTGAATCAAAATCAAAATATTATGAACAGTTTTAAACTATTAGTCAACGATTCTAATAATCAATCAAGTACAGGGAGTACAGGTTTGTTTTCAATTATTACTGAACAATTTGGTAATAACTTTGCAAATGGAATTGGTTCTCAATTTAGTGTAGGGATGATTGATCAAGCGCTAAGCGCAATTATGAATTCATATTATGATGCAACAGCATATGGAACAAATGATTATTATAAAGTGAATGATGATTATCAAAATAACAATCAATTTAATATTATTACTAAGAATTTAACAGAAGCTGTTCCTTTAATTTTATCTGCAATTTTGGGAAATGGAACTGGAGAATCTACCGGAAATTGAAAAGATGATATTTTAAATATTATTTTAAAAAATGTTCCTACGTTTGTTGAAGGGTATTTACAAGACCCTTCAAGAAAAGAACAATATGCATTTGGTTATAATGTTAAAAAAGTGGAAAAAAAATCTGAAACTTTAGCAACAGAAATGTACGGAAGTATTGATAAATTTTCTAATGTTAAATTTACTGGAATTAATGCTAATCAGGCAGCTTTTACTTTACCAAATGAAAAAATATTTACTAGTCAGGTAGTGGCAAATAATATTCAAGATTTAATTAACAATGAATGGGACCTTAATCAAAGTATTATAGAAAATGGCTATACATATTATGATGCAAAATCTAAAACTTTATCTATTCCAATTATTCCAAATAAACAGGCTTTAAATAAGTATGATTTAAAACTAAATTCAATAGTTAATAATAATTATATCTTACAACCCCAATTAAAATTTGCAGGTAAAGAGAATAATGAATTTTTGGAATTGCCAAGACAAGCATGAGTATACAATGATTCAGATTTTATTAATTCAGATTATTTCAAACATAACTTTAGTAAGATCGATAGTAATAAAAATATTAGTCATAATAGAACAGGTTCAACTAATAATATTGCGTACTTAGATCCATCTGATTTAGATAATAATAAATTTACTTATAAATATATGTATTCAAAACAAACAGATAATAACTATACTTTGAATAATATGGCTTATTTATTTAATGATTTTGCTATTGATGATAAAAATCAAGGTATTTCTTATGTAAGACCATATTATCAGTATGAAAACATTGAATTATATCTGCCACAAAATCTAATATCAAATGAAAGAAAAAAAGATAAAAGCATTTGATCTAATTATTCAGAAAATAATCCTAATGAAACTGACAAAGGTTATTTTGAAGAGAATATAGATAATTCAAAAGTTCCAAGTTCTGTCAAACACGCTTGAGAAAGTCTATATCCAGAAGAGGCAATCAATTCAAAGTATATTAAAATTAAACCTTATTCTTTAAGTTACAAAAAACAAGATATAACTAATCCTGGTTTAGAACTTATAGTTGATAAAACATCTAATTATGTTTGATATGCAGACGCAATAAGAGCTGGTTTATTAAAACAAGAAGTCAGTGAAGTTAAATATTTAAATTCTGATATTAAAATCCAATATAAAGTTGTAGGAATACTTGATTCTTATAATAGTTCTTTAATTTTAATGGATCAACAATTAGCAAATACAATGTTAAATTTTTCAAATGCAAAAAAACAAGATGTTAAAAATAATATTTTTGAAGATGATCCAAAAGTAAAAGCAGGAGAAACAATTAGTGCAAATGGAAAAGAATTTAAATCAGAATTTGATCGATATGAATTACATGATGATAATGAAGACATTTATTTGAAGGATTGGACAAATATGCTTTCAGAGGATGAACAATCAATAAGTTACTCGCAACATATGTGAAGTAATGCAAAATACTCAAATGTAGAAGAAGCAATTGACTTAACCACAGGAATTTGACAAACTATTTCTGAAAATAATGGATTATTAATGTTAGGGCAATCACCTTTAGGTAATATTTCACATAGTTCTGTTAAAACTGGAATTTTAAATTCTAAATTACTTTTAACAGAAAAAGAATTAATTAACCAAGTAACAGAATTAGCAATTGCAATAGGTAGTTTCTTTATTATAATAGTAATACTAACAACTTCGCTCTTAATTATGTTAATTGGTGATATTTACATAGCTTCATTCCAGAGATTTATGATTTTAATGAAATCTTTTGGTTATTCAAATTGAAAGGTTCAAAAATACGCTTTTGGAGTAGTAACTATAGCTTCAATATCAGCTTGAATTATTGCAACTTTTTTAAGTGCTATAGCAGCTTATTCTATTTCAATAATTTTAACTGAAATTGGATTAGCTGTTCCTATTGCTTTAACTTGGTGACCATTTGTTCTTTCTGCGTTTATTGTAGGACTAGCTTATTTTGGAAGTTTGATTATTGTAACTAAAAAAGTAAGAAAAGGTAAACCATCAGAATTACTGAATGAAACAAACGAATAA